A segment of the Collimonas fungivorans genome:
TCCTTGCGCAGGTGGCACATGCCAGCCGCGTACCAGCGGCCGTCGCGATACACCAGGCCATAGGCGTCGAAATCGCGCTCGCTGTCGTCGCCGCCGGCGCTGCGGTAATGCAGATGCACGCGCTGCCTGTTTTGCGCCGCCGCGCTTAGCGCAACCAGGGCGGCATTGTCGGCCGGCGAAACAGCTTGCGACAGGTCGAGCTTGACCGTTTCGTCGACAGCGCTGACACGGCGCTTCAGGTTGGCCGGCATGATCCGTTCCAGCTTGGCCTGGGCGCTCGCCACCGCCGGCGCCGCTTCGGCCAGGCCCAGGCCGCGCGCCGCCAGCAAGCCGATCGACAGGGCCAGCGCCTCGTCTTCGGTAAACATCATCGGCGGCAGCTTGAAGCCGGCGATCAGCGCATAACCGCCGTGGCGTCCGCGGTCGGTGGTGATCGGGATTCCCATTTCTTCCAGGGTCACGATGTAGCGGCGCAGCGTGCGGCCGTCGACCCCCAGGCGCGAGGCCATCTCGGCTCCGCTCATCCGGCCATGGGTTTGCAGCAGTTCCAGCACTGCCAGCACGCGTGTGGTTGGGTGGTACATGCTTTGCAGGATATTTTATATATAGGACGGATTATGTCCTATATAGACTTTATCTTCGATTCCAGCAACAAAAAATCCAAGCCAACCAATGCTGGAGGACCGCCATGTATCGATTCATCGCCGGAGTTTTTCTGCTGTCGGCAATGCTCGGCGCGCCGCCTGCCCTAGGTTGCCCGGCTCCTTCAACCAACCAGCGGCCAGCCATGCAAAACATCAGCCATCCCGGCGATTTCCAGGTGATCGAATTTCGCCGCTACCAGATCAAGAGCGGCGGCCGGTCCCGCTTCGTCGCCTATTTCGAAAGTTTTTTCCCGGAAGCCTTCCAGCAACTCGGCGCGCTGGCTC
Coding sequences within it:
- a CDS encoding helix-turn-helix transcriptional regulator, which codes for MYHPTTRVLAVLELLQTHGRMSGAEMASRLGVDGRTLRRYIVTLEEMGIPITTDRGRHGGYALIAGFKLPPMMFTEDEALALSIGLLAARGLGLAEAAPAVASAQAKLERIMPANLKRRVSAVDETVKLDLSQAVSPADNAALVALSAAAQNRQRVHLHYRSAGGDDSERDFDAYGLVYRDGRWYAAGMCHLRKDLRSFRLDRIGQVQLLEQNFIRPAGFDALAHLAFSVATMPRAFAIEVLLKTDLKSAREHLSDAIGIFEQTADGVLVHNQSDDLDWFARQLAQLPFAFEIRHPPQLRDAVRICAQRLLALAGN